In one Bradyrhizobium cosmicum genomic region, the following are encoded:
- a CDS encoding formate/nitrite transporter family protein, whose translation MSYLAPSEFVTKMVDAGESKIFMSTRDTIIRAYMAGAILALAAWFAVTINVNTGQPLVGALLFPVGFVMLYLLGFDLLTGVFVLSPLALIDKRPGVTLGGVLRNWGLVFVGNFAGAFTVALMMAFVTTFGFTQDPDKVGAAIGNIGEGRTLGYAAHGAAGMATLFMRGMLCNWMVSTGVVGAMISTSVPGKVIAMWMPILVFFYMVFEHSVVNMFLFPSGLMLHAKFSIMDYLIWNEIPTVLGNLVGGLAFTGLTLYATHVMTQPKRQAGKTAPPRVAA comes from the coding sequence ATGTCGTATCTCGCGCCTTCGGAATTCGTCACCAAGATGGTGGATGCAGGCGAGTCCAAGATCTTCATGTCCACCCGGGATACCATCATCCGGGCCTATATGGCCGGCGCCATCCTCGCGCTGGCCGCCTGGTTCGCCGTCACCATCAACGTCAACACCGGCCAGCCGCTGGTCGGCGCGCTGCTGTTTCCGGTCGGGTTCGTCATGCTCTATCTCCTGGGCTTCGATCTTCTGACCGGCGTGTTCGTGCTCTCGCCGCTCGCCCTGATCGACAAGCGCCCCGGCGTTACCCTCGGCGGCGTGCTGCGCAACTGGGGCCTCGTCTTCGTCGGCAACTTCGCCGGAGCCTTCACCGTCGCCTTGATGATGGCCTTCGTCACGACGTTCGGCTTCACGCAGGATCCCGACAAGGTCGGGGCAGCGATCGGCAACATCGGCGAAGGCCGAACGCTCGGCTATGCCGCGCATGGTGCCGCCGGCATGGCGACCCTGTTCATGCGCGGCATGCTCTGCAACTGGATGGTCTCGACCGGCGTCGTCGGCGCCATGATCTCGACCTCGGTCCCCGGCAAGGTGATCGCGATGTGGATGCCGATCCTGGTGTTCTTCTACATGGTGTTCGAGCATTCGGTGGTGAACATGTTCCTGTTCCCGTCGGGCCTGATGCTGCACGCGAAATTCTCGATCATGGATTACCTGATCTGGAACGAGATCCCGACCGTGCTCGGCAACCTCGTGGGCGGCCTCGCCTTCACCGGATTGACCCTCTATGCCACGCACGTCATGACCCAGCCGAAGCGCCAGGCCGGCAAGACCGCGCCGCCCCGCGTCGCGGCCTGA
- a CDS encoding DUF1236 domain-containing protein translates to MNKLYLLSAVVVMISTGAVAQSTVVTTTGTGHTAVVQIEPEYRTRIKSYVTEHRVRPIVKNEKIIVGATVPGDVELEAVPSDWGPSLTKYRYVYAGERVMLVDPATRTVVQEID, encoded by the coding sequence ATGAACAAGCTATATCTGCTTTCCGCCGTGGTGGTGATGATCTCGACTGGCGCGGTCGCGCAGTCCACCGTGGTGACCACCACCGGAACCGGTCACACGGCCGTCGTTCAGATCGAGCCGGAATACCGGACCAGGATCAAATCCTACGTCACCGAGCACCGCGTACGTCCCATCGTGAAGAACGAGAAGATCATTGTCGGCGCGACGGTTCCAGGCGACGTCGAGCTCGAAGCCGTTCCATCGGACTGGGGTCCGTCCCTGACGAAATATCGCTACGTCTACGCCGGCGAGCGCGTGATGCTGGTGGATCCCGCCACGCGGACGGTCGTTCAGGAAATCGATTGA
- a CDS encoding LysR family transcriptional regulator codes for MHSLAERGVPLEERPKINISGLSDWDAARIFLEVVRCGSFRSAAERLSLSINAVRRRIDDFERQTGTTLFTRDVHGTHLTDEGALVVSAVERMEAAAFDVLRASDSTANALSGEVRVAVTEGLGTFWLAPRLVEFQQAYPKILVDLHCAMRSADVSRHEADVAIHLSRPSALDVKLVRLGRMHLMFWASRSYVEKYGAPRSAAELIKHRLVLQFADQIAAKETFESFFPGVPERDLLVMKTNVSSANYWAVANGAGIGVFPSYAIALGGKLIPLEVELNRPLDIWLSYHPGSGRIPRVRHMIDWLIDAFNPARFPWFKEEFVHPHEFKDSYMGEPLTQLFGGFSTEER; via the coding sequence ATGCACTCCTTGGCGGAAAGGGGCGTTCCACTGGAGGAACGCCCAAAGATCAATATCAGCGGCCTCTCTGATTGGGATGCGGCTCGCATTTTCTTGGAAGTCGTTCGATGCGGCAGTTTCCGCTCGGCGGCCGAGCGCCTGTCTCTATCGATCAACGCCGTCCGCCGCCGGATCGACGATTTCGAGCGCCAGACCGGTACCACCCTGTTCACCCGCGACGTCCATGGCACCCATCTGACCGATGAGGGCGCGCTGGTGGTGTCAGCCGTGGAACGCATGGAGGCCGCGGCCTTCGACGTCCTGCGCGCCAGCGATTCGACGGCCAATGCCCTGTCCGGCGAGGTCCGCGTCGCCGTGACCGAGGGACTGGGTACGTTCTGGCTCGCCCCGCGGCTGGTCGAATTCCAGCAGGCCTATCCGAAAATCCTGGTCGACCTGCATTGCGCGATGCGCTCGGCCGACGTCTCGCGCCACGAGGCCGACGTCGCCATCCACCTGTCGCGGCCTTCGGCGCTCGACGTCAAGCTGGTGCGGCTCGGCCGCATGCATCTGATGTTCTGGGCCTCCAGGAGTTACGTCGAGAAATATGGCGCGCCGCGCTCCGCGGCGGAGTTGATCAAGCACCGCCTGGTGCTGCAATTCGCCGACCAGATCGCCGCCAAGGAAACCTTCGAGAGCTTCTTCCCGGGCGTACCGGAACGTGACCTTCTGGTCATGAAGACCAACGTCTCAAGCGCCAACTACTGGGCTGTCGCGAATGGAGCCGGCATCGGCGTATTCCCGAGCTATGCCATTGCGCTTGGCGGGAAGTTGATTCCACTGGAGGTCGAGCTGAACCGACCGCTGGATATCTGGTTGTCCTACCATCCTGGTAGCGGCCGGATTCCGCGCGTGCGGCACATGATTGACTGGCTGATCGATGCTTTCAATCCGGCGCGCTTCCCGTGGTTTAAGGAAGAATTCGTGCACCCGCACGAATTCAAGGACTCCTATATGGGCGAACCCCTGACCCAGCTCTTCGGGGGGTTTTCAACCGAAGAACGATGA
- a CDS encoding intradiol ring-cleavage dioxygenase gives MTQFNETELTEAVVQSFDNTPDPRAKFLLQELVKSLHDYVSKTGLTFEEWEYAIDFLTRTGHKCTDTRQEFILLSDVLGVSMLVDAVNHRDREGATQTTVLGPFYVGEHKVTAHGTDISPNNQTGDRMFVQSRVTDLKGKPLAGVPVDVWHADDDGFYDSQKPNYDEVGASARARFITDSDGRFFFRTILPCSYPIPTDGPVGEMIVQTKRHPMRPAHVHFLVNAKGYEPLITHVFMDGDKYLDSDVVFGVKDDLIAKIEPRNDPAMPDGTKANGPWHLMTYEFHLKPGGGMAPKPLGTKAAEPA, from the coding sequence ATGACCCAGTTCAACGAGACCGAACTCACCGAAGCCGTCGTCCAGAGCTTCGACAACACCCCGGACCCGCGGGCCAAATTCCTGCTCCAGGAATTGGTGAAGTCGCTGCACGATTACGTGAGCAAGACCGGTCTCACCTTCGAGGAATGGGAATACGCCATCGATTTCCTGACTCGCACCGGCCACAAATGCACCGATACCCGCCAGGAATTCATCCTGCTGTCGGATGTGCTCGGTGTCTCCATGCTGGTCGACGCGGTCAACCACCGCGACCGCGAGGGCGCCACGCAGACCACGGTGCTCGGCCCGTTCTATGTCGGCGAGCACAAGGTCACGGCACACGGCACCGATATCTCGCCGAACAACCAGACCGGCGATCGGATGTTCGTGCAGAGCCGCGTCACCGACCTCAAGGGCAAGCCGCTCGCCGGTGTCCCCGTCGACGTCTGGCATGCCGATGATGACGGCTTCTACGATTCACAAAAGCCGAACTACGACGAGGTCGGCGCCTCGGCGCGGGCGCGCTTCATCACGGACAGCGACGGCCGCTTCTTCTTCCGCACCATTCTGCCGTGCAGCTATCCGATCCCGACCGATGGCCCGGTCGGCGAGATGATCGTGCAGACCAAACGGCATCCGATGCGCCCCGCGCATGTGCACTTCCTGGTCAACGCAAAGGGCTACGAGCCGCTGATCACCCACGTCTTCATGGACGGCGACAAATATCTCGATTCCGACGTCGTGTTCGGCGTCAAGGACGACCTCATCGCCAAGATCGAGCCGCGCAACGATCCGGCGATGCCCGACGGCACCAAGGCGAACGGTCCGTGGCATTTGATGACCTATGAATTCCACCTCAAGCCGGGTGGTGGCATGGCGCCGAAACCGCTTGGGACGAAGGCGGCGGAGCCGGCGTGA
- a CDS encoding cytochrome c biogenesis CcdA family protein, with the protein MQNVSIPAALIAGLVSFLSPCVLPLVPPYLIYLTGATIEHVESDEPASASKRAIMMSALLFVLGFSTVFVALGASASLVGGLIRAWSAELSILAGIVIMVMGLHFLGLTRIGLLMREGRLPIPKPVGLWGAYLMGLAFAFGWTPCIGPILAAILSIAAAEATVTKGAGLLAVYSAGLGIPFLIAALMIEQFSTLFARMKGHLVNVERAMGVLMVITGIGFLTGAVSNVSIWLLETFPALQTIG; encoded by the coding sequence ATGCAAAATGTTTCGATCCCGGCGGCGCTGATTGCCGGCCTCGTCAGCTTCCTCTCCCCCTGCGTCCTGCCTCTCGTTCCGCCCTATCTGATCTATCTGACGGGCGCGACGATCGAGCATGTCGAGAGCGATGAGCCGGCCTCGGCCTCCAAGCGCGCCATCATGATGTCGGCGCTCTTGTTCGTGCTGGGCTTTTCAACGGTGTTCGTGGCGCTCGGCGCCAGCGCTTCGTTGGTCGGCGGATTGATCCGCGCCTGGTCGGCCGAGCTGTCGATCCTTGCCGGCATCGTCATCATGGTCATGGGACTGCATTTCCTCGGACTGACGCGGATCGGCCTGCTGATGCGCGAGGGGCGGCTGCCGATCCCCAAGCCCGTCGGCCTCTGGGGCGCCTATCTCATGGGGCTGGCCTTCGCCTTCGGCTGGACGCCGTGCATCGGCCCGATCCTCGCGGCGATCCTTTCGATCGCTGCGGCCGAAGCGACAGTGACCAAGGGCGCAGGGTTGCTCGCGGTCTATTCGGCCGGCCTCGGCATTCCCTTCCTGATCGCAGCGCTGATGATCGAGCAATTCTCGACCCTGTTCGCGCGCATGAAAGGCCATCTCGTCAACGTCGAGCGCGCCATGGGCGTGTTGATGGTGATCACCGGCATCGGCTTCCTCACCGGTGCAGTCTCGAATGTGAGCATCTGGCTGCTGGAGACGTTCCCGGCACTGCAGACGATCGGATAG
- a CDS encoding serine hydrolase domain-containing protein: MLAPTPASPESVGMSKAALERVDAHLKNRYIDAGRFPGTHLLVYRRGKIAHSSVQGYADIERKAPVKDDTIYRIYSMTKPLTSVAFMMLVEQGLVAIDEPVAKYIPEWKDLGVFVAGTAPAFLTRPPTRPMLIVDLLRHTSGLTYGFQQRSNVDAAYRAEKIGEVEKSGTLQTMIESLAKIPLEFSPGEAWNYSVSTDVLGYLVGKISGMPFEQFLKARILDPLGMTDTDFHVPASKAHRLAACYSADPSGGMTFHAGQRREGLTLQDDPTKSSFLIPPSLISGGGGLCSTMADYLTFCRALLNGGELGGVRLLGPKTLALMTSNHIPGGRSLPEVSRSMFAEAAYNGIGFGLGFAVTMRPAETLVAGSPGEYNWGGAATTSFWIDPAEELVTIFMTQVLPSSAYPIRRELRSMVYAAITESNL; encoded by the coding sequence ATGCTCGCCCCTACCCCCGCCTCGCCCGAATCCGTGGGCATGTCCAAGGCCGCGCTCGAGCGCGTCGATGCGCATCTGAAGAACCGGTACATCGATGCCGGCCGTTTTCCGGGCACGCATCTGCTGGTCTATCGCCGCGGCAAGATCGCCCACAGCTCGGTACAGGGCTATGCGGACATCGAGCGCAAGGCGCCGGTCAAGGACGACACCATCTACCGCATCTATTCCATGACCAAGCCGCTCACCAGCGTCGCCTTCATGATGCTGGTCGAGCAAGGCCTCGTCGCGATCGACGAGCCGGTCGCCAAGTACATTCCGGAATGGAAGGATCTCGGCGTGTTCGTCGCCGGCACCGCGCCGGCCTTCCTGACTCGGCCGCCGACCCGGCCGATGCTGATCGTCGATCTGCTCCGCCACACCTCCGGGCTGACTTACGGTTTCCAGCAGCGCTCCAACGTTGATGCGGCCTATCGCGCCGAGAAGATCGGCGAGGTCGAGAAGTCCGGCACGCTCCAGACCATGATCGAGAGCCTTGCGAAAATCCCGCTGGAGTTCTCGCCGGGCGAAGCCTGGAACTACTCGGTCTCGACCGACGTGCTCGGCTATCTCGTCGGCAAGATTTCGGGCATGCCGTTCGAACAGTTTCTCAAGGCACGAATTCTCGATCCGCTCGGCATGACCGACACCGATTTCCACGTGCCGGCCTCCAAGGCGCACCGTCTCGCGGCCTGCTATTCCGCCGATCCGAGTGGCGGCATGACCTTCCACGCAGGCCAGCGCCGCGAGGGTCTGACGCTGCAGGACGACCCGACCAAGAGCTCGTTCCTCATCCCGCCCTCGCTCATCTCCGGAGGCGGCGGGCTGTGCTCGACGATGGCCGACTATCTCACCTTTTGCCGTGCATTGCTCAATGGCGGCGAGCTCGGCGGCGTCAGGTTGCTCGGCCCGAAGACGCTGGCGTTGATGACCAGCAACCACATTCCGGGCGGGCGTTCGCTGCCGGAAGTCTCGCGCTCGATGTTCGCCGAGGCCGCCTATAACGGCATCGGCTTCGGTCTCGGCTTCGCCGTGACCATGCGCCCGGCGGAGACGCTGGTCGCCGGCAGCCCCGGCGAATACAATTGGGGCGGCGCGGCCACGACCTCGTTCTGGATCGATCCAGCCGAGGAACTCGTGACCATCTTCATGACGCAGGTGCTGCCGTCGAGCGCCTATCCCATCCGGCGCGAGCTGCGCAGCATGGTCTACGCCGCCATCACCGAGAGCAATCTGTAG
- a CDS encoding sensor histidine kinase has product MPKFTLPVRLALLVAGTTLPLIVFAVGLAYANYRQDRTDATRRVLETVRSMRLVLDAEVQRMTGGLQVLALSESLRSGDFDRFRHLAAGFINQYGEDSILLLADRSGHQLFSTVTPDTASLPPRNNREIVERVFASKAPQYSDLFVGSTKKRPIVTVEVPVLRDGEVAYTLSFSPPLDIFQQLVDRQRPDEQWTVSLLDSKGFVFARAPNPSETFGKQASPSLYNAMFRAPEAALSTVSLEGVALASAYTRSRLTGWTVAAGVAESSLIAPLWRNIAITSLIGGVLLLIGLTFAVRMATTIARGDMLHNLLIEELNHRVKNTLALMQAIAVQTFRSASRDERIKFEGRLGALAEAHNLLSQEKWQGSDLKDVIARVLHPFLLSGPERIRMTGPTVPLSPRLAVVLSMIVHEIATNAAKYGALSNETGRVTLEWEVIGDTPKPRLRLIWTETGGPPVTAPVQRGFGSRLIERSARDQLGGEATVDFLPRGVVCTVICALDEAR; this is encoded by the coding sequence TTGCCGAAATTCACCCTGCCGGTCCGACTCGCTCTTCTGGTCGCGGGAACGACGCTGCCGCTGATCGTGTTCGCGGTCGGCCTCGCCTACGCCAACTACCGCCAGGATCGCACCGACGCCACGCGCCGGGTGCTGGAGACTGTCCGCAGCATGCGCCTCGTGCTCGACGCCGAGGTGCAGCGGATGACGGGCGGGTTGCAGGTGCTCGCGCTCAGCGAATCCTTGCGCAGCGGCGACTTCGACCGCTTCCGGCACCTCGCCGCGGGTTTCATCAACCAATATGGCGAAGACAGCATTCTTCTTCTGGCCGACCGGTCGGGGCATCAGCTCTTCTCGACCGTGACACCCGACACGGCGAGCCTGCCGCCACGCAATAATCGCGAGATCGTCGAGCGGGTCTTTGCAAGCAAGGCGCCGCAATATTCCGATCTGTTCGTCGGCTCGACCAAGAAGCGTCCGATCGTGACGGTCGAAGTTCCGGTGCTGCGCGACGGCGAGGTCGCCTACACGCTCTCGTTCAGCCCGCCGCTCGACATCTTCCAGCAACTGGTCGACCGGCAACGTCCCGACGAGCAGTGGACGGTGTCGCTGCTGGACAGCAAGGGCTTCGTGTTCGCACGCGCGCCCAATCCGAGCGAGACGTTCGGCAAGCAGGCGTCTCCCTCGCTGTACAACGCGATGTTTCGCGCGCCCGAGGCCGCATTGTCGACCGTCTCGCTCGAAGGCGTCGCGCTGGCCTCGGCCTACACGCGCTCGCGACTGACCGGCTGGACCGTCGCGGCCGGTGTTGCCGAGAGCTCGCTGATCGCGCCGCTCTGGCGCAACATCGCGATCACCAGCCTGATCGGCGGCGTGCTGCTGCTGATCGGCCTCACCTTTGCGGTCAGGATGGCGACCACGATCGCGCGCGGCGACATGCTGCACAATCTGCTGATCGAGGAGCTCAACCATCGCGTCAAGAACACCCTGGCGCTGATGCAGGCGATCGCGGTGCAGACCTTCCGCAGCGCCAGCCGCGACGAGCGGATCAAGTTCGAGGGCCGCCTCGGCGCACTCGCCGAGGCGCACAATCTCCTCAGCCAGGAGAAATGGCAGGGCTCCGATCTGAAGGACGTGATCGCGCGGGTGCTCCATCCGTTCCTGCTCTCCGGCCCCGAACGTATCCGCATGACAGGCCCCACGGTGCCGCTGTCACCGAGGCTCGCTGTCGTGCTGTCGATGATCGTGCACGAGATCGCCACCAACGCCGCGAAATATGGCGCGCTCTCCAACGAGACCGGCCGGGTCACGCTGGAATGGGAGGTCATCGGGGACACGCCAAAACCGCGGCTGCGGCTGATCTGGACCGAGACCGGCGGCCCGCCAGTGACGGCTCCGGTACAGCGAGGCTTCGGCTCCCGCCTGATCGAGCGCAGCGCGCGCGACCAGCTCGGCGGCGAGGCGACGGTGGATTTTCTGCCGCGCGGCGTGGTCTGCACGGTCATCTGCGCGCTCGACGAGGCGCGGTGA
- a CDS encoding helix-turn-helix domain-containing protein, whose amino-acid sequence MKQRSAGKPDIELGKRIRLRRVEMKISQAELGEKLGVSFQQVQKYEKGVNRVGAARLQQIATALDVPVTFFYDGDNKAREVESLLFLDSAFSLRLLRAYSKIKDQTVQRQLVSLMESIAANEA is encoded by the coding sequence ATGAAGCAGCGCAGTGCCGGCAAGCCGGACATTGAGCTTGGCAAGCGGATCCGTCTGCGGCGCGTCGAGATGAAGATCTCGCAGGCTGAGCTCGGCGAAAAGCTCGGCGTCAGTTTCCAGCAGGTCCAGAAATACGAGAAGGGCGTCAATCGCGTCGGCGCGGCTCGGCTTCAGCAGATCGCCACCGCCCTCGATGTGCCCGTGACCTTCTTCTATGACGGCGACAACAAGGCGCGCGAAGTCGAGAGCCTGCTGTTCCTCGACTCTGCGTTCAGCCTCCGCCTGCTGCGCGCCTACAGCAAGATCAAGGATCAGACGGTGCAGCGTCAGCTCGTCTCGCTGATGGAATCGATCGCGGCGAACGAAGCCTGA
- a CDS encoding bifunctional protein-serine/threonine kinase/phosphatase, which yields MTMTRGLQISVGQHSDKGRKPVNQDFHGVLIPAEPQLSLKGIAAVLADGISSSTVSQIASESAVKSFLMDYYCTSESWTVKTSARRVLDATNSWLHAQTRKSQYAYDRDKGYVCTLSAMVIKATTAHIFHVGDCRIYRVAGKALEQLTEDHRIIVSSEQTYLGRALGINPQLEIDYQTVEIEAGDTFLLATDGAYEFVDHRFIISAINERAAELDGAAKAIVEEAYRRGSDDNITVQILRVDAVPQREPAGIFNQTAELPLPPLPEPRAIFDGYGIIREIHASSRSHIYLAVDTETDAPVALKLPSIDLRDNAAYLKRFLMEEWIARRIDSPHVLKPLSQSRRRGYLYVATEFIEGQTLRQWMTDNPRPDLETVRGLIEQIAAGLRAFHRMEMLHQDLRPDNIMIDKTGTAKIIDFGSVRVAGVTEAAPQDESGDILGTVQYTAPEYFLGQGGSPRSDMFSLAVICYQMLTGRLPYGAQIAKIRRKADVRRLQYRPADDDRNVPAWVDGALRRALHPDPYKRHEDLSEFVFELRSPNPAYLDTRITPLLERSPLMFWKLTSAALAGAVVVLLALLHAR from the coding sequence ATGACCATGACTCGCGGACTCCAGATCTCGGTCGGCCAGCACTCCGACAAGGGCCGCAAGCCTGTCAACCAGGATTTCCACGGCGTCCTGATTCCGGCGGAGCCACAGCTCAGCCTGAAGGGCATCGCGGCCGTTCTGGCCGACGGCATCTCGAGCAGCACGGTGAGCCAGATCGCCAGCGAGTCCGCGGTCAAGAGCTTCCTGATGGACTATTACTGCACGTCGGAATCCTGGACGGTGAAGACCTCCGCCCGCCGCGTGCTTGACGCGACCAATTCCTGGCTCCATGCGCAGACGCGCAAGAGCCAATATGCCTACGACCGCGACAAGGGCTACGTCTGCACGCTCAGCGCCATGGTCATCAAGGCGACCACTGCGCACATCTTCCATGTCGGCGACTGCCGCATCTACCGCGTCGCCGGCAAGGCGCTCGAGCAGCTGACCGAGGATCACCGCATCATCGTGTCGTCGGAGCAGACCTATCTCGGCCGCGCGCTCGGCATCAATCCGCAGCTCGAGATCGACTACCAGACGGTCGAGATCGAGGCCGGCGACACCTTCCTGCTCGCCACCGACGGCGCCTACGAATTCGTCGACCATCGCTTCATCATCAGCGCCATCAACGAACGCGCAGCCGAGCTTGACGGCGCGGCCAAGGCGATCGTCGAAGAGGCCTACCGGCGCGGCAGCGACGACAACATCACGGTGCAGATCCTCCGCGTCGATGCGGTGCCGCAGCGCGAGCCGGCAGGTATCTTCAATCAGACCGCCGAACTGCCGCTGCCTCCCTTGCCGGAGCCGCGCGCGATCTTCGACGGCTACGGGATCATCAGGGAGATCCACGCCAGCAGCCGCAGCCACATCTATCTCGCCGTCGATACGGAGACCGACGCGCCGGTCGCGCTCAAGCTGCCGTCGATCGATCTGCGTGACAATGCCGCCTATCTCAAGCGCTTCCTGATGGAGGAATGGATCGCGCGCCGGATCGACAGCCCGCACGTGCTCAAACCGCTGTCACAGTCGCGGCGGCGCGGTTACCTCTACGTCGCGACCGAATTCATCGAAGGACAGACGTTGCGGCAGTGGATGACGGACAATCCCCGGCCCGACCTCGAAACCGTCCGTGGACTGATCGAGCAGATCGCCGCGGGCCTACGCGCCTTCCACCGCATGGAGATGCTGCATCAGGATCTGCGGCCCGACAACATCATGATCGACAAGACCGGCACCGCGAAGATCATCGACTTTGGATCGGTCCGGGTCGCCGGCGTCACCGAGGCCGCGCCGCAGGACGAGTCCGGCGACATCCTGGGGACCGTCCAATACACGGCGCCGGAGTATTTTCTTGGGCAAGGCGGCTCGCCGCGCTCCGACATGTTTTCGCTGGCGGTGATTTGCTACCAGATGCTCACGGGCAGGCTTCCCTACGGCGCCCAGATCGCAAAGATCCGGCGCAAGGCGGACGTGCGGAGGCTGCAGTACCGCCCGGCCGATGACGACCGCAACGTGCCCGCCTGGGTCGATGGCGCGCTCCGGCGCGCGCTGCATCCCGATCCCTACAAGCGGCACGAGGATCTGTCCGAATTCGTCTTCGAGCTTCGCTCCCCCAATCCGGCCTATCTCGACACGCGGATCACGCCGCTCCTGGAGCGCAGCCCGCTGATGTTCTGGAAGCTGACCTCGGCGGCGCTCGCCGGCGCGGTGGTCGTGCTGCTGGCGCTGCTGCATGCACGTTAG
- a CDS encoding peroxidase family protein: MGTDVNVQPGHGKAGRQPTRQFLDTLSGHDDPGMFGRMFPTLEPLAVDDGPLHDLANAMKDPAPGDAAGNNTKVPAGFTYLGQFVDHDITLDLTSFGDKEADPMAVQNFRTPALDLDSIYGLGPDGSRHLYARNSAGDNGKTPGPKLLIGKTVNVPLGNVTGDHRNDLPRSPEGFALIGDHRNDENLLVAQTHVAMLKFHNKVCDQLAASGKPPGEIFEEARRIVTWHYQWMVLHDFVERITEKGLVAKILEQGRRFYRFKKIPYMPVEFSAAVYRLGHSMVREVYSHNRIFTPGGVVPGTLDLLFQFTGLSGGIIGDLAPNPIQPPLPLPVLSSNWIIDWRRFHEILPSNPPGVAFNPSRKIDPFVVPQLHTLPGDGSSLPFRNLKRGVILGLPSGQDVAKAMKIKNPLTPAEISKGTDGAVAKKHGLHEHTPLWYYILKEAEQRGGGEKLGPVGATLLAEVFVGLVHGDHQSYLWLKGKSWKPTLPSQVPGEFTMADLLRFVGDISPIDGISTV; the protein is encoded by the coding sequence ATGGGAACCGACGTAAACGTTCAGCCCGGTCATGGCAAAGCCGGACGTCAGCCGACGCGACAATTTCTCGATACGCTTTCAGGACACGACGATCCCGGCATGTTCGGTCGGATGTTTCCGACACTCGAACCGCTGGCCGTCGACGACGGTCCGCTTCATGATCTCGCCAACGCGATGAAGGACCCCGCTCCGGGCGACGCGGCTGGAAACAATACCAAAGTGCCCGCCGGGTTCACTTATCTCGGGCAGTTCGTCGATCATGACATCACCCTGGATCTGACTTCCTTTGGCGACAAGGAAGCCGACCCGATGGCCGTGCAGAACTTTCGCACGCCGGCGCTCGATCTCGACAGCATCTATGGTCTGGGTCCAGACGGAAGCCGCCACTTGTACGCGCGCAATTCCGCTGGCGACAACGGCAAGACCCCGGGCCCCAAACTGCTGATCGGCAAGACGGTCAACGTTCCGCTCGGCAACGTCACGGGAGATCACCGCAACGATCTTCCGCGCAGTCCCGAGGGGTTCGCCTTGATCGGGGATCATCGCAATGACGAGAATCTGCTGGTCGCGCAAACTCACGTTGCGATGCTCAAATTTCACAACAAGGTCTGCGATCAGCTCGCTGCGTCGGGCAAGCCGCCCGGCGAGATATTCGAAGAAGCGCGCCGGATCGTGACTTGGCACTACCAGTGGATGGTCCTGCACGATTTTGTGGAGCGGATCACCGAGAAAGGACTGGTGGCGAAGATCCTCGAACAGGGTCGGCGCTTCTACCGCTTCAAGAAGATCCCGTACATGCCGGTCGAGTTCTCCGCCGCGGTCTATCGTCTCGGCCACAGCATGGTTCGCGAGGTCTACAGCCACAACAGGATCTTCACGCCGGGCGGCGTCGTTCCTGGGACCCTCGACCTGCTGTTCCAGTTCACCGGGCTTTCGGGAGGCATCATCGGAGATCTCGCGCCTAATCCGATCCAGCCGCCGCTCCCGCTTCCGGTGCTTTCAAGCAACTGGATCATCGACTGGCGCCGCTTCCATGAGATCCTGCCGTCCAATCCGCCGGGAGTCGCGTTCAACCCGTCGCGCAAGATCGACCCGTTTGTCGTGCCGCAGCTCCACACTCTGCCTGGTGACGGCAGCAGCCTGCCGTTCCGCAATCTCAAGCGCGGTGTAATATTGGGATTGCCGTCCGGGCAGGACGTGGCGAAGGCCATGAAGATCAAGAATCCGCTGACGCCGGCCGAGATATCGAAGGGGACCGACGGAGCGGTGGCGAAGAAGCATGGTCTGCACGAGCACACCCCGCTCTGGTACTACATCCTCAAGGAGGCGGAGCAGCGGGGCGGCGGCGAAAAGCTCGGACCGGTAGGGGCGACGCTTCTTGCCGAGGTCTTCGTCGGTCTCGTCCACGGCGATCACCAGTCGTACCTCTGGCTCAAGGGCAAGAGCTGGAAGCCAACGCTGCCTTCGCAAGTGCCAGGTGAGTTCACCATGGCCGACCTGCTGCGCTTTGTCGGAGACATCAGCCCGATCGATGGCATCTCGACCGTCTAG